A single Rhopalosiphum padi isolate XX-2018 chromosome 4, ASM2088224v1, whole genome shotgun sequence DNA region contains:
- the LOC132929634 gene encoding sodium channel modifier 1-like isoform X2, translating into MSFKRVCDGSGSDLLKSLESQRIRELLGIQIPDGEAKLLSNGKLTCMICIQRPIFDTINVLSIHRKGKKHLSELSKYLERKEELELIKIKQQQKNCVQSFGSSKFYASSTGRKTKLELPENDSDTKESSIVSRYVSSMKKKPSLQNVINRAKKHPYQRLVSTADTLVSKNALTISQSIQTSTKKEIEIGWIKNSDGSWSKDPQAEFDSDDD; encoded by the exons ATGTCATTTAAACGTGTATGTGATGGATCAGGCAGTGATTTACTCAAAAGTCTTGAG tcACAAAGAATCAGAGAACTACTTGGCATTCAAATACCAGATGGTGAAGCTAAATTATTGTCCAATGGGAAGTTGACTTGTATGATTTGTATTCAAAGACCAATTTTTGATACTATTAATGTGCTCTCAATTCAcagaaaaggaaaaaaacatttaagtg aaCTTAGTAAATATTTGGAAAGAAAGGAAGAAttggaattaataaaaattaaacaacaacaaaaaaactgTGTTCAATCATTTGGTTCATCAAAATTTTATGCTAGTTCAACAGGACGTAAAACAAAATTGGAACTACCagaaaatg attcagaTACTAAAGAATCTTCCATTGTTTCACGTTATGTAtcttcaatgaaaaaaaaaccatctttacaaaatgttataaaccGTGCAAAAAAGCATCCTTATCAGCGTTTGGTTTCTACTGCAGATACCCTAGTGTCAAAAAATGCATTGACTATTTCTCAATCTATACAGACTTCAACTAAAAAAGAAATTGA AATTGGTTGGATTAAAAATTCTGATGGATCATGGTCTAAGGATCCACAAGCTGAATTTGATTCTGATGATGACTG a
- the LOC132929634 gene encoding sodium channel modifier 1-like isoform X1 has translation MSFKRVCDGSGSDLLKSLESQRIRELLGIQIPDGEAKLLSNGKLTCMICIQRPIFDTINVLSIHRKGKKHLSELSKYLERKEELELIKIKQQQKNCVQSFGSSKFYASSTGRKTKLELPENDSDTKESSIVSRYVSSMKKKPSLQNVINRAKKHPYQRLVSTADTLVSKNALTISQSIQTSTKKEIEIGWIKNSDGSWSKDPQAEFDSDDDW, from the exons ATGTCATTTAAACGTGTATGTGATGGATCAGGCAGTGATTTACTCAAAAGTCTTGAG tcACAAAGAATCAGAGAACTACTTGGCATTCAAATACCAGATGGTGAAGCTAAATTATTGTCCAATGGGAAGTTGACTTGTATGATTTGTATTCAAAGACCAATTTTTGATACTATTAATGTGCTCTCAATTCAcagaaaaggaaaaaaacatttaagtg aaCTTAGTAAATATTTGGAAAGAAAGGAAGAAttggaattaataaaaattaaacaacaacaaaaaaactgTGTTCAATCATTTGGTTCATCAAAATTTTATGCTAGTTCAACAGGACGTAAAACAAAATTGGAACTACCagaaaatg attcagaTACTAAAGAATCTTCCATTGTTTCACGTTATGTAtcttcaatgaaaaaaaaaccatctttacaaaatgttataaaccGTGCAAAAAAGCATCCTTATCAGCGTTTGGTTTCTACTGCAGATACCCTAGTGTCAAAAAATGCATTGACTATTTCTCAATCTATACAGACTTCAACTAAAAAAGAAATTGA AATTGGTTGGATTAAAAATTCTGATGGATCATGGTCTAAGGATCCACAAGCTGAATTTGATTCTGATGATGACTGGTAA